One window from the genome of Deltaproteobacteria bacterium encodes:
- a CDS encoding glycosyltransferase — translation MSAPRPLDLSVVLPVLNECENVERLLPRAVGVLRAIGCTYELVVVDGGSTDGTPEAAAAGGARVIRQTLPGYGGALREGLATAAGTYILTLDADLSHDPDFIVKLWRSRERAEVVIASRYVRGGVAYMPRNRLILSRVLNAFFARGLGLPVRDLSSGFRLYRADAVRGLDLEGTNFEVLEEILVKIHAEGWRIIEIPFTYYPRERGSSHARIVAFGVAFLKAFVRLWKLRSSIESADYDERAFYSPIPLQRWWQRRRHEIICAWARGAGKTLDIGCGSSVILQSINDVVGLDILHNKLRYMRRYDVPLVRGSIFALPVRDATFDCVVCSQVIEHIPYDDRIFAELRRVLRPGGLLVLGTPDYDTVGWRTIEPLYGFFAPGGYKDEHITHYTRGRLIQLCREWGFALEDTAYVFQSELVLALRRDAGPAAVTPPSPGFTLPAQFLPPVHAERVQ, via the coding sequence ATGTCCGCGCCCCGGCCGCTCGATCTCAGCGTCGTCCTCCCGGTCCTGAACGAGTGCGAGAACGTCGAACGGCTCCTCCCGCGCGCCGTCGGCGTGCTGCGCGCGATCGGCTGCACCTACGAGCTGGTGGTGGTCGACGGCGGCTCCACCGACGGTACGCCCGAGGCGGCCGCGGCCGGCGGAGCCCGGGTCATCCGCCAGACGTTGCCGGGATACGGCGGCGCGCTCCGCGAGGGGCTCGCGACCGCGGCCGGAACCTACATCCTGACGCTCGACGCCGACCTCTCGCACGACCCGGACTTCATCGTGAAGCTCTGGCGCAGCCGCGAGCGCGCCGAGGTGGTGATCGCGTCGCGTTACGTCCGCGGCGGGGTGGCGTACATGCCGCGCAACCGCCTGATCCTGTCGCGCGTGCTGAACGCCTTCTTCGCGCGCGGGCTCGGACTGCCGGTGCGCGATCTCTCGAGCGGATTCCGGCTCTACCGCGCCGACGCCGTGCGGGGCCTCGATCTCGAAGGCACCAACTTCGAGGTCCTGGAAGAGATCCTGGTCAAGATCCACGCCGAAGGGTGGCGCATCATCGAGATCCCCTTCACCTACTACCCGCGCGAGCGCGGGTCGTCGCACGCGCGCATCGTCGCGTTCGGCGTCGCGTTCCTGAAGGCCTTCGTCCGGCTGTGGAAGCTTCGCAGCTCGATCGAGTCGGCGGACTACGACGAACGCGCGTTCTACAGCCCGATCCCGCTGCAACGCTGGTGGCAGCGGCGGCGCCACGAGATCATCTGCGCGTGGGCGCGCGGCGCCGGCAAGACCCTCGACATCGGCTGCGGCTCGAGCGTGATCCTGCAGTCGATCAACGACGTGGTGGGGCTCGACATCCTGCACAACAAGCTCCGTTACATGCGGCGCTACGACGTGCCGCTCGTCCGGGGATCGATCTTCGCGTTGCCGGTGCGCGACGCCACCTTCGACTGCGTCGTCTGCTCGCAGGTGATCGAGCACATTCCCTACGACGACCGCATCTTCGCCGAGCTGCGGCGCGTGCTGCGTCCCGGCGGCCTCCTCGTCCTCGGCACGCCCGACTACGACACCGTCGGCTGGCGCACGATCGAGCCGCTCTACGGCTTCTTCGCGCCGGGGGGCTACAAGGACGAGCACATCACGCACTACACCCGCGGCCGCCTGATCCAGCTCTGCCGCGAATGGGGCTTCGCGCTCGAGGACACGGCCTACGTGTTCCAGAGCGAGCTCGTGCTGGCGCTCCGCCGCGACGCGGGCCCGGCCGCGGTCACGCCGCCCTCGCCGGGCTTCACGCTACCAGCCCAGTTTCTTCCCCCAGTACACGCCGAGCGCGTTCAGTAG